The genomic segment CAATATCAAGCTATAATATAACTATGCGACCACATATATGGTTCTAAAAGTAAAACTCTAATACATATAGAGACATTATGAGTACTGCTAGATTATAAGATAACATCATTGATTAATCGGTGtgataaatatgattttatttgactatgatacatttattaaaaaagaagttGATTAAACTTGAAAACTTATTATGTGTTGCTTTTTGAAAATTATCATATCAAAaagtttatttacttttaaattactTGAATGAAACACACTTATAGACtattaattatgcattttatCGTGAATAAAATATACAGTAACTTTTTTTAACTGTTTATTTATCACCTCTTTAAATAATGATTCAAAAAAGTATAGTTAGTGCTCTTTTTTACTAAATAGTCGCATCTGTGCATTAAATTTACTGAAATTATACCtgtattttttaacataataaaaaaaaggaaaaacgtatagattaaataaaatgaatgatatattatataaatagtaaaagaaaaaacattgttATGAGATATTTTGTAAGTAATAAGCCACAATGAGTTAAGTTCGAAACTTAAATGTGAGTTATTACCAATTCTAGGCCTATAATTACACACACAACAGCAAGTGTGCATGACTAAATTAAAGGAAGCCTAGTTAATTGCTAAAGTAGTTTAACTGAATTTTAAATCAGtttgatgtatttttttaaaaaaataattattagatattcgaaggtaattttatttaaatttgccGATTTTAAGTAAGATTTCtcattttagattataaaatattttttccaacGAAATAATTAGTAAAAAGGTATCgttgtttttataataatgtatGTACTTAacacaagaataaaaaagaaacgtaatttattatattaagtgGAATATTCggattataaatattaaaattaaaacaatactTTACAACAACACTTCATAGTTTTGATAGTTCAAAGCATTATAGTTAAAATCAAGATTTAATCAGTAAATAATTTTGGTACTTGAAGTATGCTAGAAACAACACTTAACCTCTAAATTTGTAAGGTTGCAcaactttatataatattttcgatttaaatattatgcatgattgtattataataaaattgtcagtattgttaaataaaattgtaaaatcgTTGagaatattgaataaaattgtaaaattgtatgaATTGTTATTCTAAATTACCCGTTACACGCTAATAGTTTAACTTTTTTAGTtaatgaattaagtttaaataaaatttaaatctaattaaaatttaaagtaattaaaaatttattctgCTGGAATAATATGTGTTGTCATGTCCAATGAAAAATCGATGCAACTAAAGTTCATACTTTTTTTAGTGTAAAACTTATTTAGTGGATgagattttaattaaatcaaaatacaaacctaattaaaaattaaaacaatttttttgttgcatcttttattttattgaccgaatgagtttttaattaaaattaaatatatatatatatatatatatatatatatatatatgaaagttaaaaaaaatcttacctatatatatatatatatatatatatatatatatatatatatatatatatatatatatatatatatatatatatatgaaagctaaaaaaaaatcttacctATTTTTAGCAGTTACTGTCCATGCATGCACTTTCGATCATTGCTACTGTGGATGAACAGTGAAAACACCAAAGTTAAGGGAACACAATAAATTTGTGAGGATGAGTAATGAGTTGCAGTATGAAATTTAGCCTCTCATCATTCTCAGTGTGCAGTGAAGTGGTAGAATCTCACAGCAAAAGCTTCTGAAGCTGAAGAAGATAGCACTTATTACagttaatatttaatatcttatatAAGAATCTCAACCATGATTTGCATTCAAACATCCCTCATAAGTACATCACCTACTTTCAACACAATACAAATAACATTACAGTCGTTTTAACAACAAGTTTTATAACCTCCTTCTGCAAAACTTTAAACTGTTACATCATCGTCCTTTATTCTAAAGTTAAGCGtttgaatcaattaaatataatatactttcaaattgaaaaatgaaactgTGGCTACCATAAGTACGAGAATGAGTTACTGCTAAGTTATAAATTTTACCGTAACTcggtttgaaatttaacaacgAATTTGTGAGTTGTAAAAAATTGATCTGATTTGGAGAAATAATGTTGTTTAAAAAATGATTGTGCAGCATAATTAATGGGTGGTAAGATGAACATAAGGAAGGAAGCAGGAAGAAAGTAGTACGTGGAAATGTCTGACATGTGTTGAAAGATCGTTGTTTTGTGAGAGGATGGTTTTGAAAACCAGTTCACGAAAGGCATCATTGGAGAAACAACCGACATTTGTCTGTGGTGGCATGAATTCGTTGTCGGGGTCTGGTAAAAACTGGAAATGtttcacttcctttcttcctcATTCGCTGTCACATGCATGCAGTACCATTATATTAGGAACATATATGGCTATTTATTTTGTATGAGTATTTGAATTTTTGGAGTAAATTAAGTTTGTGTTTGGAATAGAGTAGCTAATATAGGAGTAGAGAGAGGATACCCTTTATTTTCTCTTGCAATGGCATGCCCTACCAGTCTTTTCAGAGTAAGACATTTCACTCGGTAGTAGGAGTCACCTATGTTGTGTTGTAGTGGACACAGATACAACAATCAAGTACTTCACATTACATCAAACGCTttcatttaatcaattatttttttaatacagataataaataaataattttaaagtttacgTGATTTCAAGTTATTCAAgtaatattgttatatatgaaaattattatacatTTGAAATATTGTGTCTATAAGGAAAAATATTACTACTAACTTTATACTTAGAAATTTTTGTTCAAAGGTTCCTATATGAATAATGGCTCTTagtaaatttaaagaatttttttcaattaaaatttattaaaaaccaTGAACAATGGTAAGTTTCATGTCCTATTTGATGAGAAGTTCATTTCTTATTTGATAATAACTCtggtttttattttgtattttcaataaatattaactCACAAAGCAGTAAACGAACAACACAGACAAACGGAAAACAAAGATGGATgcctataaatacaaaaatagtGGAGAAATGAAGATACAAACAATGGagggagaagaaaaaattgCTACAGAATTGaagacaaaaaaattgtttctatGTAATGAGTCTCCTATAATTAAGAGAATGTCGTATTCCGtcatcataaaattatttataaaatcaattatttgcattactaaatatttaaattatttgtactATTGTTTAACCTTATACCGATTTAATGAAGATGGTAATAGCATTTCCCAACACTACACCTCAAATTTATctcttaaatattatatgaacaataaataataagaaaattttaattttactactGTAGAGACATAAAAAGGCGCAATCACCTCTCTTTAGTTTTTCCTTAAAAATTGTCTTGGATAGTGGATGAAAGATTATTCTTTCACATTTTTTGGCATCTAATATTGTCTTTAGTTTACGTCACAATTGGTCTgagtctttttcttttaaattaaggAGTGATGTACTTGTTAAACACATAAGTAATTAATGAATCTGATTGATTattatagtaaaattttaattttataataaatgtaattatctacctttttattttagttttatatttataagtttcgaagttaatttttaattaaagttagtCCAAGAGTCCATAAGCATAAAGTTAATCATGTTGaatttttgttgatgattttgaTGTGTAGTATTGGTCATTTATAGAAACAGTAATTGATCGGTATTCATTATTTCGTTGCTtcgaaatttagaaaaatattcattttctcGTAAGAGTTGACCGTTCTATGAGTAAAGAATGTGTTGATCAGTCGgttatacaataaaaatataaatttttatatttataaaaagaaatggtactctaacatatataaattttttacatttatttgttacttttttttctattattattttaaatagttataaaagtttatccttttatgattattttattctttgtaacgtgtgaatataaatatatgttattatattattatttatttaaaaaaataaaagataaatgaaaaatatttgtgtgtttaaaatattattactctTGTATGTTAGTTTGTGATAGAAGATTTAAGTTTAACTTTGATATGGTATGAGCAGGATAAAAACTTTAAATGTCACTACATTACACTCAAATTTAATCttgaatattaaaaacaattacagAAGAAGGAGAATGTGGAGTCcaataatattgattaaaatatgGTTGGCAGAAGAACGTGAATGGTTGATTAATGGCGCACGTGATTTTACGCTGCCGGAGGCTCCTCTAACGCCGAACCGTTGGCCGTGGCCGTCGCTGTCGCTTCTCTTGTTTCTTTGATCGGGAAaagtgataattttattttattatttttttgtattctgTGCAATTAAATTCTTCACTTCAACTCTCAGTCAGCTTCTAAAGATACATTTTCTTTCTATTCCCATTCCTCTTGTAATTACTATTCtctatatttttcataaactcACATCAAAACCTatgtaatgttaattttatttttaaaaaacatctaTTTAATGAGTATTTGGATGATTATGGGTAGGACTAggatatattaattattataaggaAATCTTCATACGACGCTAATTTGATGAGTGTTGGATATTGaacacaaaaaattatataaatttttacattgaAGAAAATGACATCTCTGAACACATTATTTACCATACTTAgaatagattatatatatatatatatatatatatatatatatatatatatatatatatatatatatatatatatatatatatatatatatatatatatatatatatatatatatatatatatattgcttgttaatattttttatttatttcgttATATGTTGTAGTTTTatactaaataattttatatcatgaCGTATATCTGGCATGTATCAAATGTATTGAAAATCTCGCATTGTATAAAAtcagtatataaataaaagtatattttattttattaaattgatttatgatATTAAGTTCAagttaaattttactattttaatatgatGATGTTACAGtcacttataattttatatcaaaattattgAAAAGTTTTCATTAGCTGAATTCGTAAACGTATCACCAACTATTAAATTTCCACGCTTGATACCCTCTACTTGAGGAAgtatattgaaaattaataaaacatttttatttcttaattttgattttaatttgaaaatggcatttttttttcaaaatgttatAGGGCAAGAGTATGTAATAACTTTATTTaaccaaactttaaaaaaaaaaatcggcTAATTACTAATAGatgattttttattcttaattgttttttattaataaaaattaaagtctCACGTATATgttattgtaaaatatataaaatataacagGTCGTGTTTcgagtttttaaaaaaataaaatatatgaaaaaatggaaaaaaaaaaaacaaaagaacctTCATCTTTAAGGTTGGGACCAATGGCATGTGAGGTATTAATGATGTGATTCTATAATACCATTTTTTTAACGAATCATGTATGTGCCTTGCAAACTATTTATGGATATCTCTCAAATACTAGATTATTTAATGTTTACTATTTAAATTAGCTTTGTGGATATAAATAACAAGGTTGACCAAACTGAAAAGTTACTACAAATACAAAAGGTTAAACAGGAATAAACTGTTTACATAATATATACACATTTTGTGATATACTTTACTTAATATAGTTGGAAAAACTaactactttttcttttataatattcctatcgggtatttttttttattgagtaaaACACCAAATTATTTGAAGTGAAAGTTGATTATTAATTTAGGTTGTATTTggtataattaatttttaatattaaattatttttttagataaactATGaggaataatatttttaacaaaagaaatataataggTTATTGATCAATTGATAATGAAAACTAACTCTTTGATAAAAATATCTGACATAAGATTTGTATCTTATAATGAGATTTCATTTTTACACATGTATTTAGTAATTTAACATCTTTACAATGAAAATGTTATAGTTATGGgcttatttttcttaaataaaaatatgataaacaaaactatgtataagttaatttatttgattatatttgaaatgtatttgGATTAGTGTTAGGTTTTATTAGAATATGATAGTTGTATTTACATTTTGATAAAAACTTTCTCCTAAATTTATTTGGTTTTAAAATTTCgctatatatttaaattttctcacttttttttcaaaagaaaatcttAATATTTTGTGTTTCGGTAGGAATTTGTAGGACCGAGAAACGTACCTCTGATCGGTTGTACTCTTGATCGGGAGAGATACCTGCAAAAGACGTTTTGACTCTCATGTTTTAAGCAGTTTAATGCACACTTGAGTATTTGAGTTCTAATCAAACGTAAGTAGAACGTACCTTTTGGTCttgaccttatatttataagtgtcTCATGGATCCTAAACTAGCACAGatccaataaaacaaaaacagattTACCTTTAAATTCGGTTAGTTACTGATAAACAGCTCACCAATATCTCTAATCAGATATCGTCTGTTGGACTATTGGtccaataataatttaaacgTTGGCTCAATTATGACCCAACATTTGTTGTAACGGATGGACCGAACGACTCTAAATGGATGAACCGAGCGACCTTGACTGGATGGACCGAACGATCCATATTGTATACCATACATTTTGTAATAGAAACTGTGAGTTTTTCTTTGAAGATAATCATACTTAACTCGGATAAGATTAACACGAGTAGTCAAAATTTCCTTCTaaacatttaacaaaaaatCGTACTTAAAACTCAAATTCGGGTTAGATATTGAATCAGAAAaccttgtatttatttatttttattctctcttttatcttaattaatataGCAAACTTATTAGATCACCTAATTGATAAGCCTCAATTATCCAACGCTTGTTAGCCATAGGAGACGTCCAGCCCAAAACATTGTAAGTGGCCCACAACCACTCTTACAAAATTGCCCAATTCGTGAGGTCTAACGTTCCCTTTGCAATATTAAGACTATCTATTGCTTTCCACATTCTATCAAATTTCttctaatatcatattaattctGGATTTCTTATTCagaatacaataaataattctagaaatttttttatggaaagTAATCACTCTTCTTGATAGGGAAAAAATTTTCTGACAATTATTTAATGGGGTAGAGAGAGAAATTTGATAGGGTGTAGAAAGCAACAGTTTAATATTAATTGTCATGGAAGCCTAACTGCTACTACAGCAATAACAAAGTACAACACAAACCATATCAACTTTCCTGTTAAATTCGTGTCCAAAATCTAATctaagggtgttgctccctccaccaccccaagtgttCTTGCACCTctccattattttcttttattttaaaaatattttacacctccccactaaattcttttattttaaaaatatcttacacTTCCCAAttatattcaacaatctttctttttctctctccacattaattggagcattcacatggctcagatttaaacttgtaatatattgtaaaattttatttacattttcccttaaataagtttgattcaatcttattttcactgttcaatatattttttttccttcaaattacttaataaatggtaaaattttgttctaaatttctagaaaaatgtttatatatgtgtgtttttttttacatttaatatctataatttttaacattatattatgttttaacttactgATATGTTTGattcaaataacttgaataaagtatttaatttattagataaataatataaaaatattattaaatacttaaaatataaaagaaaagttatttgttaaagatttggaatttatttagttctttcgtcattataaagttagtatataataataataatatattatttattattaatattattatgtttattattttgtatttgcatctaacttttaagtttataaaatgaaagtggtagaaacactaatattgaagtttactctgaattttatattttgcaatatatcacaagtttaaatctaagtcATATGAAtatgctccattaatgcagagagagaaagagaaagattgttaaAGATATTTGGGAGGtatagggtatttttggaataaaagaaaatagtgaaaagatgtagagtatttttggaataaaagaaaataatggggAGGTGGAAAAACACTTTGGgtgatggagggagcaacacccctaATTTAATTGCATtagagtttatatttttatgggCTTCTATATCAATTTGGGGTGATAAAGTTTGGTGCTCCACGAGTTCTTCATGACTTTTTCTTTTAcctcctttttttatttaataataacattCAACCTCCATTAACCTATgtatctttataatttttttacctaatattttttaaaaatgtctaTTTTTGTTATCCTTACACGTGACTTCTTGCCGTGAAGATCGGATTTTTCCCATATATTCATAGATGAGTATGAAGAAAGCACATGACACTCATAGGGGTGCATGAAGAAGCTATAGAAGTACGACAAGTAAAAGTAGTTGCCCATTTTTATCACGTGATCCATTGTGTCTTGTTTAGTTTATGTTTTTCCATCTGCCGAGgtatatatgtttttaagaTTCTAATCAAATGTCTCGCAAGAGTCTTTAGGCCAAATCAAATGACAACATGAAATTTTTCCTTCAAAGGTCGTATCTACGTTTTTAATAATTGCAAAATTTACGTATCTAAAACtttcttaacaaattttaaaattaagtaatttaaaatgaaaccAAAAACACTAGCAGACTCATCTTATTTATTCCCTTTCATTTTAGTTGTGATTATTATTAGAACTTATGGTTCTTTTTCTCCCAAAAAAAGCATTCTTAACTTCAAtttgcttttaatttaaatgGTGAGCGAGAAGCATCGCTTTGTGTGAGACATGTTATGATTGGCCTTTTCAATAAGTGACTGTAAATTGTCCAACCAGAAGCATGTGATTCTCATAATCTTTATATTGATGCATGAATTGAACAAAACCAACTCATTTGTGGTGTAACAATTCGAGAGTGACAAGATTGTTTCTATTTATGCTATTCCTCACGATTTCTTCTCTTCATGCCTAACTTTTTAGTAGCTCTATGCATTTCTCTTGATTTTAGAGCAAGACTCATCACCTAAATACACgaattatattcatatattattttttccaCATTATTGTTAAAATCATGACtcaataactttaaaaatattctctctctctctctctctctctctctctctctctctctctctttgtaTGTATCTCCGGACAGATACAATTTTCTATTGAAAGAGTTGGAAGAAGTTGCTCTCAGTCTTGTGAGAGCCACCCAAATCTGATAGAGAACTTCAAACAAACTTTTATTAGAATAGATTCGTTAGACCTAAGGGGTTGGTATTGAAATTGATTTCATTCATATAGataaatgtgtgtgtgtgtgtgtgtgatgaAGGGTTGAGTGAGGCAGAGCAGTCACGGGTCACGTTAGAGTAGGCTTAAAAAACTAAGATGGAGAAGTTGGTCCTTTTATTAATATGAAGAAATTAGCAGTTAAACGTAtcttaaaaatatgattttgaaagaaaaagacatGAGCCAGAGGGGTTGAAGCAAGTGAAATTTAAATGATTCATCAACCGAGATTACTATCATTTAATTTGTTGTTAGTTGTGAAGTTGTGAGAGATAATGACATGTTGCCAAATCCTATAGAATGAGCCTCAAAGTAGTAGTTAGATTTATATATAAgcattttcctttcctttcaAAACACGAACCAATCATCATTTCTTCACCCTCTACACCTTTTTACTTTTGGACCATATCTACCAACTTAAGTAATTTATAACCAAAGATAACTAATCTCCACTTTCCTTTTTTCTTAAACCACCCATTCTTTTTTCAGCCGAACTTCGCATGTGCAATCACTACAGAGAAAATTTTTACTCAACTAGAAAACTTCTCCGCATCACTATTTTTAAGTTCCTAATTTGTAGAAGGAGCAAATTGTCCTTCGAGGAAAATAGTTGGTGTCAATGCCTATTTATGTAACATTTTATTGCGAAGCACAAAATATCAGCAATATGGCAATGCTACCATCTTTAGATCTCATAAAGAAACTCTCCAACTTTCAAAAGAAAACTTCATCTGCAAGTTTTACTTGAAAACATACCTATATCTCTCTCAcccaaacacacacacacacgtatGAGATGTTCATATAGAAGGAGTTAGAGGTTAGAAGAAAGCAAGGTACCATTACAAATTGAAAACTTTCTTACTCAACTCGAAGTTTTTGCTACAAATGAACTGCAAAAAGAATTCCCAGAAACAGGGATATATATAGAAAggggaaaaaaatgaaaagaattcgaacaaaaaaaaaagaaacaagcgAGACAGCGACTCCTAAATGACCTTAAGGGACCTACAATAACTAGAACTAAGACCCTACCCTTTTTGACTTGCATATGTCTACCCTTTTTTCCGCAGTTCTGATTACAATCTTCCCCTAACAGCTAaaaatatgatgatgatgatgatcacCTATTGCTACTATTCCCGGAGTTCAACCCTGTACAAAAACCAATGAACCAAAGAAATGAAATATCAATAAGAAATAACATAAGACAAGAAGACTGTAGAGGACGGCAACGAAAGAGAGTCCCAACAAAGGATCATGGCTCCTTCACATGACATCAAATGTACTCCAGGCTAAGGCTGCTGTTAGTGTTTGGAATGAGTTCGGGAGAGGCAGCTACATTATTCATCGCAAAACCAGATTTCTCAATGCCCCTGCATCTCATTTCCAGCACCTTCTTGTGGGAATTCGAGTGCAAAGATGGACAAAAGGTTGGGCTTGCAGCTGGGCGATACTCCGGGTAGAGCCTCCCAGACTTGAAACGAACACCACATGCATTGCACAGTGTTTTTGGCCCCATTGGCCCTGCTCTCCACTGTGGTGTCTTCGTTATTTCACAATGCATGCATTTCCTAACCGCTTGCAATCCATTCTGATTGCTATCACCGCCACCTGCAGGAACTGTCAccttcactttcttctttttcttaggCTCCCCACACACTTGCTTTGGCATCTTTGCTACAAGTTGAGACTCGGCAAAATTCTCAGAGTCTGAAGAGGTCTTCGGCGAAATTACATTTGGTTGTATGTTCTCCCCGACAAAGGACGAGGCAGGGGAAATGAGGTTCATGGCTGGCCGAGGATTGAAGGTAGCAGGACGTGGACGCTTGCTGCGTGCGCGTCCACATGGCACAGGGATGTAAACCTCCGGACTTCGTGGCGGCGGCGGCACCGTCTTTCCCCCGGAGCAGGAACTGCTGCTCTCAAGGACAGAAACTGGGCTTGATGTGTGGAATTGGTTGTGCACTGAGTCCTCCTTTGTGATGCACGATGGCTCTTCCACTTTTTTCATGGTCAAGCTCCCCCCACAAAACGAATCCTCCACAAAGTTCGACAGCCATTCCAATTGCACAATGTCTTCATACTGCAATGCAATCATCACAATCATCAGAATCATATCTTTGCCTTGTCAAATTCAAATGCATTTActctatcttttttcttttctcttatacAATTAATACTACTATTCGTGAAAAGCGTGTTGTGCTATGTTTAGCATATTCCACAGAACAACATGCAAGCTCTTCAAATTGAATGAGGAATACGAATTTGTGCTCACTGTGAAAAGGGTATCATCAAACATGAAAAGGGTATCAtccaacttttctaattatttgtgTTTTGTTGTTGCATCATGTGATTGTCACATGCAAAATCACATGATATCCAATAATGATGTTCAAATAATGGAGAGGTATGGGGATGTGCTGTGCCACATGTCACCGACAAAATTAAGTGtcattttaaaatactaaaattactttttaaaaaattacaatataataatggTGAGTTAATAATGTCTCCCCAGCTtgaatttaaactaaaaaaaattgaaatttaaattatatatacaaaaaaattttaTTCCGTCAAGTGTCtagatattttgaaatttattatctttatagTGTCTAccaattatgattttatttttaaaaaaattatgcgCCATTTATGGAATGAAGACAATCACTTAACAATGCTCCCCACAACTAGAACCAAAATTTCATGCTATCAAATACGCGTGGTGTCAGGCTGGCAACGGCAAACACACAATCAGATCCGTACATGAAACTGTGATGTCATAATCTAAGTAATCCAACGGCAACATGGGAAGCCAGTGACGCAAGGACATATAATTACAGAGCAGTTCACGGAATTCATGTGAACGCGccaaaaaattcaacaaaacaacaaattgGATAAAAACTGCAGCTTTTTCTAACAACTAACCGGAACTGAGAGCTCGGCGGAGAGGTCCGAAGCGCTGTTGCCGGAGAACACCGAGTCAGAACCGGGAAACGAATCCGCCCCGGCGGGCCAGATGCTTGCCAACGAGTTGCAGTttccggcggcggcggcggcggcggcgggcAAGGTTGGGGTGATtccctcaacttcctccacagGAAAATCGAGAAGGTCGTCGATGTGGTCAAAGAAGCTACCGCAGTCTATCTCATCCATGAAGTTAGGTCCAACCATTTTCTCGGCAGGTGGAAAATTCcctgagaaaattaaaaaatgaatagaaaatcAGAGTGTGAAAggagaaaatggaaaagaaaatatcacAGGGGGGTGATAGTGGCCCATTGTAGCCATTGTTGcgtaaatcaaaattaatatttttctttggaatcattagagagagaaagggaaaaaaagttaacaaaagGTAACTGACATGcgttgttattattaattacttattttgaTGAAATGAAAATCCGAAATTGAAGATTTTAGCATGTGAGTGCAATGAGTGCTGCGGCGCATGTTAGTATGAGCTGTTACCAGTATGGCATTTTGATTTTATCCAGAAAAACCTTCACTCTGTATTTTCTATTTCCTTTGAAGTAATCGAAGATACGAAACCTTATTTCGGCTACCTCTTTTTTCCAAATTAAACAGAGTGTtaacattttgaaaattgagGTAAAGTTGAAGAAGGCCAGCAAGCTAACCTCGTTCAACTAAGGAAAATTGAAGAGCAGGTTGAGAATTCAAGTTCAGGCAGAGAAAGAAAAAACGAAATAAACAAGAGGGAAAGACAAAATCATGTAATGTTTGAAAACAGTTTAAGAGAAAGGCGAAGTGTTGAAATTGAATTCCCTGGAATGGTAAGGTTGAAAATTAGAAGGTGGGAAGGAAAAGAAAGCAAACCTGAAGGGTAAAAGTGGTATGTTTGTATGTTTGAGATGAAACTGAAGAAAAAGGTGCAATCTTTAAAGGTGGAAAAGCTGGACAGCAGAGGCAAGGAGGAAGAAGTGAGTGAGGGGGGTGGAGAGGTGTTTGGGGTTTttgaaaggagaaagagagagaggagagtGAAGAAGGTTTAAATGGAAAGAGGAGGTTATGAAGAagggagaaag from the Vigna angularis cultivar LongXiaoDou No.4 chromosome 3, ASM1680809v1, whole genome shotgun sequence genome contains:
- the LOC108318814 gene encoding GATA transcription factor 8, producing the protein MVGPNFMDEIDCGSFFDHIDDLLDFPVEEVEGITPTLPAAAAAAAGNCNSLASIWPAGADSFPGSDSVFSGNSASDLSAELSVPYEDIVQLEWLSNFVEDSFCGGSLTMKKVEEPSCITKEDSVHNQFHTSSPVSVLESSSSCSGGKTVPPPPRSPEVYIPVPCGRARSKRPRPATFNPRPAMNLISPASSFVGENIQPNVISPKTSSDSENFAESQLVAKMPKQVCGEPKKKKKVKVTVPAGGGDSNQNGLQAVRKCMHCEITKTPQWRAGPMGPKTLCNACGVRFKSGRLYPEYRPAASPTFCPSLHSNSHKKVLEMRCRGIEKSGFAMNNVAASPELIPNTNSSLSLEYI